ACGTACGCAATGGCTCGCGCTGCTGGCTTAAGTCAGGAGACAGCTACAACTATTGCAACTGCCGCGCAGTTTGTTGACGACAACGCTGCTCCAAGTTCGGTTGAGTTCAGGGACGGGGGCAAATTCATGACAGAGGCAACGGCACACCATACCTTTGACAAGGCAAACCTTAAAAGAGACGACCAACGCTCTGTCTGGGTTCCATTCCATTTCCTTCCCGGCAACGAAGGTGAAACTTACACAGAAAAACTTATTTGCCGTAAAAACAGCGAAAATGCACAAGCTGTTTTACACTACGCCCTTTCGCGTAGCGATAGAACCTTTGCAGCAGAACTTATCGGGGCAGCAGCACATTTATATGCCGATACTTTTGCCCATTATGATTTTTCAGGAGTGAGTTCCCGATGGAACAACATTGAAAATGACAAGCTTACTATTTTAAATGAGGGATTTTCTACAGACATGCGTTCCTACATCGCTGCAAAACGTAAATCTTTCTTTGAAAAAAACATCGCATCATGCAAATTATTTGACAACATTTGCAGTTTTGGAGCTGAAACATTCTCTAGCGGTCTTGGACATGGTGCAGCTTGTACGTATCCAGATAGGCCATATTTAGTCTGGAGTTTTGTACGTGAAAGAACACAGGAAGAAATTAGACACAATAACCCAGAGTCATTCCTTGACGCATGCAAATCACTCCACAAATTCTTCAGTGACTTTGCTGCCGCAAGACCTGATCTATGTTCAGGAAAGTCAAAGGACTTTGAGGATATTGAAGAAGAAGTAAAGCGCATTCTTGAAACTCCAGCACCAATGGAAGGTCGCATTGAACTTTGGCAAAACGCCTGCCAGCAAGGTATGCTTACAGAGCAAATGGAGCGTATCCCAGAATACAGCAATGATGGCTGGAATGATGAAAGGCATCAACTAAATGAGAACGAACATTGTGAAGAAGCTGTTAGCCACAGCAGCTATCGCTTCTATCAAGCTGTTGCGTATCTCAGAACGTATATCTTACGAGATCTCCTCCCGCAAAATGGACTTGTTGTAGCGTAACACAACAAGCGGCATAGAATCCCATAAATTCAAGCTATTCAAAATCGTACGAGATAAAAAAAGAGCCTTGGACAATTGTTCAAGGCTCTTTTTTTATCTTCAATTGCAGGAAGAATATTATTTCGTTGAATCCAACGCTCCCTGATCGAAAATCACTGCTTCTTGATCATTCATATAGGCTTGTGAATACGGGCCCTCTGGCAGAGTTGAGAATGTAAAATTATTTACGCGCTTTGCTGCATCTACATACTCAGCCATTGCCGAGTTCACTGCAGTAACAATAATGTCTACAAACACATTGCCTGAACCTCCACCGAGATCAACAACAACCGCCCCCTTGTATCTCCACAATATATTATTTGTCCGGGTAGACCGAAGCTCACAATCAATTCCAACAGTCATATTAGAAGCAATCACTAAATATGACATGTCCCATGCTGTAATCTTAGTAAACAGCACACTGTCAGCGCCGAGATTTGTTCTGATCCCCTGCAAATCATCGTTGTACAACAGCTCTGAGTCATACAATCCTTCACTTTGCATAAACTCCATCACAACTGGAGCCGGATAAACGTAATACCCCATACGAGCTAACGGTTCTGACACGGTAGTAATATAACACTCTTTTGCGTCCGCCGCTGTTGTGAGGTTAATCGGCGGCAATACTAGAATCGAACGCGGCTGCTCTTCATACATACCGGGAAAACGCTCTGCTTTTGTTACCTGCTTTGCACAACCAACTGCAAGGAGACAGCAGGCAAGAATGGCTAAACGAAGATACTTCATACTGCCTCCCTATTTTTTAGCAGGCTTCTCTGCGGCCTGTTTTTTTTCTGCAGCAACATCTTTTGCTACGTCACCCCCGGCGTCACCATCAGGAGTCGCCATACGTACAAGCATACTCACAAACTGTTCTGACTCAGGATATGCAGCAACTTCCCTTTCATAATAGGCAACAGCCTGTTTTGTTTTACCTTCCTTTGCGAGCATATATCCATACTCTGCAAATACACCAGGAGGAACAGGCTTATTCTTCGTCTCGGCATTATCAATAATATGCAGCAACTCATCCTGATGTTCTTTAATCAGAACCGGAGTCGGTTCCTTGAGCATGGCATAATACGTTTGAGAATAGTTGCACCATTCAATGCGTTGCTGATGGACACACCCGCTAACAAGACCAACAAGAAGGAGACAACAACAAACTAGTAATTTTCTCATGGCACTCGAATTTCCTTAGTTTGCTGGCCACCGATTAAGACGGTACGCCTTACAACAACCCGATTATTACGCTGCACTTCAATGACATGTTTTCCCGGCGTAGTCTGATACAACTTGCCGCCATTTTCGCTATGAGCAGAAAGCACTGTCGGTATTCCGCCATCAACCACAAATGCAGTACCTTTTGTATTTCCAACAAAAGAAAGCCAGGCAGTCTGATCAGGAGAAGTAATTCCGGTATGTCTGCCACACCCAACAGACAACGCCATGATGCTGCAAACAAACATCAACAGGATAATTTTCTGAACCCTACGCATTATTGTTCCTCTACCAGCAGTTTTTCATACTTTCCTGACGCAATGTATGAAGAAAGATTGCCGCTCACAACACGACAAAATGACACCTCGTTACGCTGAGTTTTTCCGTATGTTTCAATCACCTCTAACTCAGCAACTTCTTTACCCGGCAACGTAATCACACTGTTTGTCTGGCGGTTTTTGACCTTCTTACCTTCCTTGACAACGGTAAAACGATCACCTTGTTTTACCCCCTGACTCTTACCGCCACCGATGATAACCATGCCTTCTTCATAGCCCAAAATGTAACTACGCCATGGTTTGTCCATCAGGTTTTCAATAATATTTGAAGCAACTGTTGTAATAGCTGCATCAATGGCTTTATCATTCAATGTAGAGTCATAACTGCTGCGTCCACCGACGCCAAAAACGGAACCTACTTCCATAAAAGCTTCACCGCTTCCGGATTCTGAGTAGATAATCTCGCCTGTGTACACATCAATAAGACGAATACTCACAGTTGCATATGCAACCTGTTTTCTGGTTCTGCTAAATACACCGACTTCGCTCGTTTCTTTACGCCCGAACTCAGTAATTGAACCAACAATCAAATAATCAGCCATGTTCTTAAGCTGGCCAGCATCACCTAAAGAAAGCTCTGCTTGGATTTTTTCCAAATCTGCTCGCTCAAGAAGAATAAATTTATCAGTCTGTACTAGCTTTTCTGACAGAATATCAACAGCCTGTTTTCCGATTCTGTCATTGTTTTTATTGAGCAAAAAACTACGGCCATATTTCGTTTCATTGGTAAAACGGCCAATTGCAACTTTTCTTTTGAGCCCATGATATGCAGTTTCCGTCTCTTGCTGAAGAGTCGGGCTAACTACTGGCGCAGTATTAGTTGAAGTAACTTTTTCCGGCTTTTTGATCGTTGCGCACCCAACACATGCGATACAAAGCATCCCTATGAGTATTCGCCAAAACAGTTTCTTCATTCTTGCTCCCCGTTTAAAACAATATAAAATAAGTGGTCACGAAATCTTTTTCATAAAGGCAAATAAAACTCAAGTTTTTTTGGATGGTTGAAGCGTTACACAACAAGGTCTGAACACAACATAATTGCAGAACTTGAGAACCGGTGAAGTCCTTCCATATAGTTCCCCCTGCACACACCCTATCCACACTTTTGAATTGATCATTCGACGAGCTAATTTTCTCTGTAACCAACCGGCACAGACTAGGGAACGACGTCAATTTTTGTACATATTGATATAAGAGTTGTCCGAAAATGATGGTGGTTAAAAAATATACACAGGGAACCAAGGACAATATCAATTCAATAGCAAATACTTTTTATTATGTAAGGAAAATGTACGTTCGAGCTTCTACTGTTGTATGGGAATATATTTACGTAATAGTAGGTTATGACCTTCTACAGGCGCTTTTCGAAGTCGGATTTATTGAAAGGACTGTCTATGTGTATAAAAATTACACAGTGGATAGAGGTCTTCTGCTAAGACTGTATATTTTTCATTCAGTTTTTGTGACAAGGTATCATCCTAAATTAGCAGCACTTTTATATCTGACTAAAATAGTAAGGATTGCACATTTTGGTATCTGCTTTGCTTAATAAGAAGTGGATACCTGTTCTTACAACCTATGCAGTAAGCGATGCGCGGGAAAATGGATTAGGTGTCCTACCTGATGGAATATACTTTGTTATGTTGTTCAAAATATAATAATTAAATCTTAATATACTGATTATACTGTTTTTTTGCACTTCTGGCCCGACTGAGAGGATAGTATGAAGTTCAAGACTGTGTTTTTTGCAGTAGCACTCTTGCTTTCTGCCGTAAGCGTCTTACATGCAAAGGAGAGGTTGGAAAACTTTTTGCCAACGTATCTAGAGCTCGCTGCTGAAAATAACGGTGAATTGTATGCAGCATTTGCTCGCTGGAAAGCTGCGATACAAAAGGCCCCTCAAGTTTCCAGTTTGCCGGATCCACAATTGAATTTCGGGGTCTATATTGTACCTGTTGAAACTCGGGTCGGGCCCCAACGTTTAAGTTATGGGCTTTCTCAAAAAATTCCGTGGCCCGGAAAGCTAAGTGCAAAAGAAGAAGTAGCCTTACGCGAGTCGGATATTCTTAGAGCGAAAGCCGACAGCATAAAAGCAAGAATTTTTAAAGAGGTAAAAGTTGCTTACTATGAACTTGCGTATCTCAATCGCGCTATAGAACTTACTTCAGAACGAATTGAACTGCTGGACTATTTAGAATCAGTAATACGTGCACGGTATTCGGCTGGTAATGCTCTTTATGCAGATGTTCTCCGTTCTCAGGTAGAGTTGGACACTTCGCGCAATCGCAAGCGTTCTTTAGAAGATTTACGTTCGCCACTTACAGCAAGGTTGAACGCGCTTATGGGAAGAAAATATGATGAGCCTGTCCGCATTGATAACGTCATTGCCGGATTTGAGCTTAAAGTGAGTGATGATCAGCTACGGACGTGGCTTGAAAGTCAGAACCCTGAGTTGCTCAATTACGAACAGCAGGTTGCAAGCGCAAGTGCACAGATTAAAGTGGCAGAGAAGAATTATTATCCAGATGTAACACTGGGTATTACATCGATTTATACTGATGACGCCCGCACAGGAGACCCCTCACAGAATGGACGAGACCCGGTTATAGCTTCTGTAGGAATCAATCTGCCAATCTGGTTGGACAGTAGAAATGCTGCTGTTGAAGAGGGAAAAGAAAAACGTGTTGCAGCATTGAAAGGCAAAAAAGGGCGAAAAGATATTTTAATGGCAGATCTGGAATTTGTATTGTTCCAATACCGTGATGAATTACGCCAAAAGGCATTATATCAGGACAGCCTACTCCCCAAAGCGGAGCAGTCTGTAAAGGTGACAATGCAAGCGTACCAAAGCGGACAAGTGGATTTGCAAGAGTTCATAAGTGCCGAAACAACATATTTTGATTTGTATCTGGCTTATGCCCGTGTCCTTGCTAATCAAGCACAACGGATAGCTCAGCTGGAACAACTGGTAGGTACGGAACTTCCTGTTGCACAGGTTCATACTCCTGTGTCTTCAGAATTTTCTTTACCGGAAGAAGAGTTGAAAACACAAGTAAACTAGACACACAAATGGGGGAAAGATGAAATCCTTAATTAAAACAGCTGTATTTGCACTGGTAATTACCGCATTCGCATTTGCGTCAACGACTGGAATGGCTGCTGAACCTCAAAAGAATTGTCCTGTAATGGGCGGTGAAATTAACAAAGACCTTCATGCAGACTATAATGGTAAACGCGTATATTTCTGCTGCCCAGCGTGCGGACCACAGTTTAAGAAGTCTCCTGAGAAATTTGTTAAGAAACTCGAAGACCAAGGCGTTAAACTCGAAGTCGTTAACTAGTAAGCCGATAGTGCTCTCGGGCCTTGCCTGAGAGCACTTGCTTTATTGAGGATCAGAGATGAAATTACCATATTTTTGGGGCAAAATAGTTATTGTTCTTAGCATTGCTGCTGTTGTTGGTTGGGTGTGGTTTGCCTTTTTGAGTGATTCAGAATCTCCTCATGATGGCACCAATGCAACGCATGTACATGTTAAAACAATAAAAGATGGTGTGGAGAGCAACTCAAGTGCCGGAAAAGTTATCTGGACGTGTTCTATGCACCCGCAAATCCAACTGCCGCAAGCTGGTAAGTGTCCAATATGTTTTATGGATTTGATAAAGCTTGAGATTGATAACAGCAGTGCTGTTGCTGAAAGCTATCGACAGATTAATTTGGGGAGTGATGCCCGCAAGCTTGCACAAATAGAAGTCACCCCTGTTAAGCGGCAATCAGCCTCAACGTCTCTTCGCATGGTCGGTAAAGTTGATTATGACGAGTCCCTTGTCGGCACTATTAGTGCTTGGACAGCCGGACGTATTGACAAAATGTATATTTCCAAAACTGGCAGCATTGTGCGCAAAGGGCAGCCTATGGCTGCTATCTATAGTCCAGAACTGTACGCTGCGCAGGCTGAATTGATTCAAGCCCAAGGAGCAAAATCTAGACTTACTCCTCAAAGCTCTTCCCTCCTTCGTACTTCCATAGAAGACAACATTTCTGCTGCAAAGGAAAAGCTACGCCTGCTCGGCCTGACTAAAATGCAGGTTAACGCTGTTCTTAAACAGAAAAATCCATCGAAAGAAATCGTTATCCGTGCTCCTCAGGCTGGTATCGTTATCAAGAAGAAAGTCGTTGAAGGTGCCTATGTTAAAACTGGGCAGCCCATATATGCCATTGCAGACCTTTCCAAAGTGTGGGTTGTTCTTGAGGCTTATGAAACGGATCTTCCTTGGATTCATAAAGGTGATGATGTTGAGTTTACCATAGAAGCATTTCCCGGTGATCAATTCAAAGGTCGCGTTGTTTATATAGACACAATGGTTAAACAGAAAACTCGTACTGTTGATGTGCGCCTTGAAGTGCGCAATCCACAAGAAAAGCTGAAGCCGGGAATGTTTGTACAAGCGGTACAGACGATGAAGCTTGCCGGCGCAAATGATCCCCAAAAAACTTTTTTAGTTATTCCAGCCTCTGCTCCGCTTATCACGGGAAAACGTGCTGTTGTGTATGTGGAACTCCCAGAGAAAGAAGGGACGTATGAAGGGCGCGAAATAGTCTTAGGCCCAAGAAGCGGTAATTACTATATAGTTAAGAGTGGATTGAAAGAAAATGAGCGTGTTGTAAGTAAGGGTGCATTTAAGCTCGATAGTGCGCTACAAATTATGGCAAAACCGAGTATGATGAGCGGTTCTTCCAGCACTGCACATTCAACCAATGTTGGAGAGTCGCTTAAGGCGCCCCAACTTTTTATTTCCAAGCTTTCTTTTTTACAGACAGATTTTGATGCGCTTGCTCAGGCCTTGCGCCAGCAAGATAACGCAACAGTTCAGTCTTTATTTAAGAGGATAAGTCAAAAAATTTCTTCCATTGATTACAGCATGCTTGAAGGGGAATCCAAACGGGTTTGGAAAGAGCACGGAATGTTGCTCACAAATGATTGTGTCCTTGGTTCTGAGGCTGAAACGTACAAGCGCCAGCACGAGATATTTGCGTCAGCTAAATTCAATTATGAAGCACTGCGCACTGCGTATGGAATAGAGAAGGTAGCAACTTCCCTGACCCCTGCTATGGATGTTCCATTTACCTTTAAAAAACAGCTTGGGCATGTGCTGACGGCATACATCGAGATCTCAGAAGCGTTGAGCAAGGACGATATGGAAGCCGCACGCAAGGGAGCAAGTCGTGTTATTTCCGCCCTTACAAACGTTTCAAGAAATGGCCTTTCAAAACAGGCAATCTCTTTCTGGGGAAAACAAGAGCAGAAAATATTACAGAATATTACGGCAATGCAGGAAGAGTCTGACATAGCAACCATGCGCGAAAAATTCTTTGCAATATCCAAGGAGTTACTTTCTTTGACAGAAAGGGTGGGAATTGCTCTGCCAGGCGAACTGTATGAAGTTTACTGCCCGATGGCCTTTGGTAACAAGGGAGCCATATGGCTGCAGCAAGATGAAGATATCCGCAACCCGTATTTCGGGAAGTCTATGTTGAAGTGCGGTGAAGTAAAAAGACAACTTCCAGTGGAGTAGCGTGGTTATGCCGGATCAAGAAAAAAACACTGCGCTACCTGCAGAAATGAATCAAGATAATTGTCCCTTGGACAAGACTTCTCCGTGTGAAGTTCAGCCGCGTACCATTACAGAAAAACTTATTTATTTTTGCCTGAAACGAAAGCTTATTGTGGCATTGCTCACCATTCTAGTTATTGGATGGGGGGCGATGGTTGCTCCTTTTGACTGGGATCTAGGCGGTCTGCCCAGAAATCCTGTTCCTGTAGATGCTATTCCGGATATTGGAGAAAACCAGCAAATCGTATTTACGGCGTGGTCCGGGCGTTCCCCGCAGGATATGGAAGATCAGGTAACATATCCGCTTACAGTTTCATTACTCGGCATTCCGGGAGTAAAGACTGTTCGAAGCTATTCTATGTTCGGCTTTTCAACTATCTATGTCATTTTTAATGAAGATGTAGAATTTTACTGGTCTCGTTCCCGTCTTTTAGAAAAATTGAATAGTTTGCCGCCGGGCACACTGCCGTCTGGCGTACAGCCAACCTTAGGGCCAGATGCAACTGCTCTTGGGCAGGTCTTCTGGTACACAATTGAAGGTCGGGACTCTCAAGGTAATCCTACTGGTGGATGGGGGCTTGATGAACTTCGCAGTGTGCAGGACTGGC
This sequence is a window from Halodesulfovibrio aestuarii DSM 17919 = ATCC 29578. Protein-coding genes within it:
- a CDS encoding DUF6765 family protein codes for the protein MQLDMHYYGTYAMARAAGLSQETATTIATAAQFVDDNAAPSSVEFRDGGKFMTEATAHHTFDKANLKRDDQRSVWVPFHFLPGNEGETYTEKLICRKNSENAQAVLHYALSRSDRTFAAELIGAAAHLYADTFAHYDFSGVSSRWNNIENDKLTILNEGFSTDMRSYIAAKRKSFFEKNIASCKLFDNICSFGAETFSSGLGHGAACTYPDRPYLVWSFVRERTQEEIRHNNPESFLDACKSLHKFFSDFAAARPDLCSGKSKDFEDIEEEVKRILETPAPMEGRIELWQNACQQGMLTEQMERIPEYSNDGWNDERHQLNENEHCEEAVSHSSYRFYQAVAYLRTYILRDLLPQNGLVVA
- a CDS encoding TolC family protein gives rise to the protein MKFKTVFFAVALLLSAVSVLHAKERLENFLPTYLELAAENNGELYAAFARWKAAIQKAPQVSSLPDPQLNFGVYIVPVETRVGPQRLSYGLSQKIPWPGKLSAKEEVALRESDILRAKADSIKARIFKEVKVAYYELAYLNRAIELTSERIELLDYLESVIRARYSAGNALYADVLRSQVELDTSRNRKRSLEDLRSPLTARLNALMGRKYDEPVRIDNVIAGFELKVSDDQLRTWLESQNPELLNYEQQVASASAQIKVAEKNYYPDVTLGITSIYTDDARTGDPSQNGRDPVIASVGINLPIWLDSRNAAVEEGKEKRVAALKGKKGRKDILMADLEFVLFQYRDELRQKALYQDSLLPKAEQSVKVTMQAYQSGQVDLQEFISAETTYFDLYLAYARVLANQAQRIAQLEQLVGTELPVAQVHTPVSSEFSLPEEELKTQVN
- a CDS encoding YHS domain-containing protein, with the translated sequence MKSLIKTAVFALVITAFAFASTTGMAAEPQKNCPVMGGEINKDLHADYNGKRVYFCCPACGPQFKKSPEKFVKKLEDQGVKLEVVN
- a CDS encoding GNA1162 family protein; translation: MKYLRLAILACCLLAVGCAKQVTKAERFPGMYEEQPRSILVLPPINLTTAADAKECYITTVSEPLARMGYYVYPAPVVMEFMQSEGLYDSELLYNDDLQGIRTNLGADSVLFTKITAWDMSYLVIASNMTVGIDCELRSTRTNNILWRYKGAVVVDLGGGSGNVFVDIIVTAVNSAMAEYVDAAKRVNNFTFSTLPEGPYSQAYMNDQEAVIFDQGALDSTK
- a CDS encoding efflux RND transporter periplasmic adaptor subunit, encoding MKLPYFWGKIVIVLSIAAVVGWVWFAFLSDSESPHDGTNATHVHVKTIKDGVESNSSAGKVIWTCSMHPQIQLPQAGKCPICFMDLIKLEIDNSSAVAESYRQINLGSDARKLAQIEVTPVKRQSASTSLRMVGKVDYDESLVGTISAWTAGRIDKMYISKTGSIVRKGQPMAAIYSPELYAAQAELIQAQGAKSRLTPQSSSLLRTSIEDNISAAKEKLRLLGLTKMQVNAVLKQKNPSKEIVIRAPQAGIVIKKKVVEGAYVKTGQPIYAIADLSKVWVVLEAYETDLPWIHKGDDVEFTIEAFPGDQFKGRVVYIDTMVKQKTRTVDVRLEVRNPQEKLKPGMFVQAVQTMKLAGANDPQKTFLVIPASAPLITGKRAVVYVELPEKEGTYEGREIVLGPRSGNYYIVKSGLKENERVVSKGAFKLDSALQIMAKPSMMSGSSSTAHSTNVGESLKAPQLFISKLSFLQTDFDALAQALRQQDNATVQSLFKRISQKISSIDYSMLEGESKRVWKEHGMLLTNDCVLGSEAETYKRQHEIFASAKFNYEALRTAYGIEKVATSLTPAMDVPFTFKKQLGHVLTAYIEISEALSKDDMEAARKGASRVISALTNVSRNGLSKQAISFWGKQEQKILQNITAMQEESDIATMREKFFAISKELLSLTERVGIALPGELYEVYCPMAFGNKGAIWLQQDEDIRNPYFGKSMLKCGEVKRQLPVE
- a CDS encoding CsgG/HfaB family protein — protein: MKKLFWRILIGMLCIACVGCATIKKPEKVTSTNTAPVVSPTLQQETETAYHGLKRKVAIGRFTNETKYGRSFLLNKNNDRIGKQAVDILSEKLVQTDKFILLERADLEKIQAELSLGDAGQLKNMADYLIVGSITEFGRKETSEVGVFSRTRKQVAYATVSIRLIDVYTGEIIYSESGSGEAFMEVGSVFGVGGRSSYDSTLNDKAIDAAITTVASNIIENLMDKPWRSYILGYEEGMVIIGGGKSQGVKQGDRFTVVKEGKKVKNRQTNSVITLPGKEVAELEVIETYGKTQRNEVSFCRVVSGNLSSYIASGKYEKLLVEEQ
- a CDS encoding DUF4810 domain-containing protein, which produces MRKLLVCCCLLLVGLVSGCVHQQRIEWCNYSQTYYAMLKEPTPVLIKEHQDELLHIIDNAETKNKPVPPGVFAEYGYMLAKEGKTKQAVAYYEREVAAYPESEQFVSMLVRMATPDGDAGGDVAKDVAAEKKQAAEKPAKK